A stretch of DNA from Rathayibacter sp. VKM Ac-2762:
TCGACCCGGATCGCGCGCGCCTCGTGATCCAGGTGCTCGGCCGCTCAGCCCCCACCCGCACGCCGCTCGCGAGCGCGGCGATCGCCGTGGCGGCCGCCGACGCCGTGCTGCGGCGGCTGCTCGCGGGCTGGCGAGGGCTCCGCGGGGCCGAGCGGATCTACAGCGACGCCTCCGGAGCGTTCACCGTGCGGGAGCGGGAGCCGCACCCCGAGTGCGCGTGCCGAGCTCTTCGAGGAAGCGCGACGGCTCCCTCCGCGTGACGCGGCCGACCGTCGAGCGCGCCCACGAGAGGCGCAGGCGCCGGCGGGCCCGGGTGATGCCGACGTAGAGGAGGCGCCGCTCCTCGTCGATCGCCTCGAGGCCGGCGGCGTACGAGATCGGCAGCAGGCCCTCGGCGAGCCCCATCAGGTGCACCGACTCCCACTCGAGGCCCTTCGCCGAGTGCAGCGTGGCGAGGGTGACCGCGCCGCGGTCCGGCTCGTGGTGCACCTGCTGGCGTGCGATCAGGTCGTCGGTGAACTGCCGGAAGGTCCATCCGGCAGGGGCCTCGTCGACGAGGCGGGCCAGCGTGTCCAGCGACTCCCACCGGTCGCGCACCGCACCGGGCGCCGACGGGGGCTCGGCGCTCCAGCCGAGCGAGCGGAGGACGTCGCTCACCGACTTGAACAGCGGCTCGCCGCTGATCGACACGGACGCCGCGCGCAGCTGCATCACGGCCTGCTTCACCTCGGGGAGGTCGAAGAAGCGCTTGCCGCCGCGCATGTGCGCGCTCACTCCCCGCTCGTGCAGGGCGTGCTCGATGACCGCCGACTGGCTGTTGGTGCGGAAGAGGACCGCGATGTCGGAGGGGCGCACCCCCGCCTCGATGTCGGCCGCGACCCGCGCCGCGATCCCGCGCGCCTCCGCGATGTCGTCCGGGTAGGCGTCGATCGCGGGCTCCGGCGCCTCGGCGGCGGCGACGGCGTGGAGCGAGAGGGCGCCGGGCCTGCCCCGCATGAGGCGGTTCGCGGTCTGCACGATCGGCACGGCCGAGCGGTAGTTCTCCTCCAGGCGCACCACGGTGGCGGCCGGCCAGCGGGACGGGAAGTCGAGGAGGTAGTCGGCCCGCGCACCCGCGAAGGAGTAGATGGTCTGGCTGGCGTCGCCGACGACGCAGAGGTCGCTCCGGTCGCCGAGCCAGAGCTCCAGGAGCCGCTGCTGCAGCGGCGAGACGTCCTGGTACTCGTCGACGACGAAGAAGCGGTACTGCTCGCGCACCTGCATCGCCATCGCGGGCTCGGACTCGAGCATCCCGGCGGTCACGAGCAGGACGTCCTCGAAGTCGATCTGGCGGCGCTGGTCCTTCAGCCCCTCGTACTCGTCCACGAGCGCGACCGTCTGCTCCAGGGTGAGCCGTCCGGGCAGGGGGCGCGTGCGGGCGGCGACGGCGTACTGCTCGAGCGAGAGGGCGGACACCTTCCGCCACTCGATCTCGGCCGAGAGGTCGCGGAGCGTCGCCGTGTCGAGCTTCAGGCGGAGCCGCTCGGCCGCGTGCCCGAGCAGGCGGGCCTTGCCGTCGAGCAGCTGGGGCATCGTGCCCCCCACCAGCTGCGGCCAGAAGTAGCCGAGCTGCGAGAGGGCGGCGGCGTGGAAGGTGCGGGCCTGGACGCCCCCGGCGCCGAGCACCCGCAGGCGCGAGCGCAGCTCGGCCGCGGCGCGGCTCGTGAAGGTCAGGGCCATGACGCGACCGGGCGTGTAGACGCCGGTCGCCACTCCGTGCGCGATGCGGTGCGTGATCGTCCGGGTCTTGCCCGTGCCCGCTCCCGCGAGGACGCAGACCGGCCCCAGCAGCGCCTCCGCAGCCTCGCGCTGCCCCTCATCGAGTCCGTCGAGCAGGGTCACGCGATCGGGCCGTTCTCCAGCTCGCCTCCGTACCAGTCCTCGATCATCGCGCGGGCGATGGACGAGCGGCCGGGCAGCAGCACGGACTCGAGCGAGTCGTGCAGCTGCTGCCGGGTGAACCAGCGCAGCTCGACGATCTCCTCGCCGTCCGGGAGCAGATCCTCCGGGGACTGGTCCTCGGCGAGGCGGGCGATGAAGCCGACCATGAGGGAGGCGGGGAAGGGCCAGGGCTGCGAGCCGAGGTACTGCGGGTCGACGACGCGCATGCCCGACTCCTCGCCGATCTCGCGGATCACGGCGGCCTCGAGCGACTCGCCCGGCTCGACGAAGCCGGCGAGCAGGGAGAAGCGGCCGGTGCCCCACATCGCGTTCGAGCCGAGGAGGAGGCGGTCGTCCGCGTCGAGGACGCAGACGATGATCGCCGGATCCGTGCGCGGGAAGACCTGGCTGCCGTCGGTGGGCGAGCGGCGGACCCAGCCGCCCTGCTCGACGACGGTCGGGTCGCCGTTGCGGGGCGAGTAGCCGTGCGAGGCGTGCCAGTTCGCGATGGCGAGAGCCTCGGTGAACAGGCCCGCGTCGCGGTCGCTCAGGCGCTCGGCGATCGGGCGCAGGCCGCTCCACCGCTCCTCGTCGGGCTCGAGCTCGGCGGCGGCCGCGTCGGTGAGGACGGTCGCGATGACGGGGGTTCCGACCGGCTCGCCGGGGGCCTCGGCGAGCGTGCGGCCGAGGTAGATCCGGAGGGTTCCGGCGGTCACGTCCTCGGGGCGGCGCAGGAGGAGGCGGTCGGCCTCGACCAGGGTCCGGTCGTGGTGCAGGACGAGCACGCGGGTGGCGGGATCGGCGAGCAGCTCGTCGAAGAGCGCGGGCCGCGAGCGTCCGACGCCGTCGCGGTCGGCCGCCTGTCGCGAGAGCGGGAGGCGATCGGCGAAGGGCAGTGACATCCGGGGCTCATTTCGTGACGGGGGCCGCGAGGACCGCTGTCGCGGGCCTTCGACGGCATCGGCGGGACAGCGCGTGGCGGCGGGCCGGCCGGGCACGAGCCGCCTACCCTGGAAACCATGGCCAGATCCCATCTCACTCTAGCCGCGCTGGCCACCTCGGCCGTCGAGGGCCTCGACGTCCGCTCCGCGCGCCCCTTCACGTCCTCGACGCACGGCGACTTCGACTCCGCCCTGCTGACGACGCGCGAGAGCGCCCGCCTCGTCGTGCGCGTTCCCACGTCCGCGCTCGCGGAGCAGGAGCAGCTCGGCGACCTCGTCGCGCTCCGAGCGCTGACCGCCGGCATCCGCAGCCGCCTGCCCTTCGATCTGCAGGAGAGCGTCGGGCAGACGCCGTTCGACGGCACCCGCGCGGTCGTCTACGAGTACCTCGAGGGAGATCGCGTCCTCATCGACGACGTGGCCGCGCAGAGCGGGCTCGCGGACTCGATCGGCCGGGCCATCGGGGCGATCCACTCGCTCCCGGTGTCGTTCGTCCAGGAGGCGGGCCTGCCGATCGCGACCGCGCGCGACAGCGTGAACGAGACGGTCGCGGTGATCGAGCGCGCGGCCGACACCGGCCACGTCCCGGCGGCGCTCGTCGCGCGCTGGGAGTCGGCCTCCTCCGACGAGGCGCTCTGGCAGTTCGACCCGACCGTGGTGAACGGCTCGATGACCGCCGACTCCTTCCTCCGCTCGGGCGACGTCGTCGCGGCCGTGCTCGGCTGGGCGGCGCTGCGGGTCGGCGACCCGGCGCGCGACCTGCACTGGCTGCTGAGCGCCCCGGGCTCGGAGACGGCGCTCTCCGCCTACTCCCGGATGCGCGCGGGAGCAGTGGACCGCACGATCCGCCAGCGCGCCCAGCTCTACGCCGAGCTCGAGCTCGCCCGCTGGCTGCTGCACGGCACCGAGACCGACGACTCCGCCATCGTGGACGACGCGGTCGCCATGCTGGACACGCTGGTCGACAGCGTGCTCGGCGACCTCTCCGCGCCCCTCTCGACCGACACCGGCCCGGTGCTGGAGGTCTCGGAGGTCGAGGAGCTGCTCAACCGCACGCCGGGAGCCCGCACGGGCTCCTCCGCTCACGGCCGCGGGCTCGCTCCCGTCGCCGAGGAGAGCGACTCCGCGAGCTCGCGCTCGGAGTAGAACCGCTCGGGCCGCAGCACGAGGTCGTCGGCGACGAAGTAGAACACGGCGTCGACGCTCTCGAGCGGCACCCCCCGCCAGCGCGAGTAGGCGAGCCGGTACAGCGCGAGCTGGAACTGCTTGAGCTCGAGGTCGGCGGCGTCCTTCGGCGCCCGCCCGGTCTTCCAGTCGACGATCTGCACGCCGTCCTCCGTCGGGTACACCGCGTCGAGCTTGCAGACGACGACGTGGCCGGCGAGCTGGAGGTGGATCTCGATCTCGACCGCCTCCGGGTGCCGGTCGGCCCACTCCGAGCGCTCGAACGTGGCGATCAGGGCGTCGAGCCGCTCCTGCTCGACGGACGCGGGGCCGGCGTCGTCGAGCTCGTCGGGGAAGGTGTCGACCGCCTCCGCCCCGCCCTGGACGCCGAAGCGGTTCTCGACCCAGGAGTGGAAGGTCGTGCCGAGCCGGGTCTGCCGGTAGGGGCGCTCCGGCATCGGCCGGCGCAGCTGCGCGGCGACCTCGTCCGGCGTGCTGACGATGTCCTTGAACCGGGAGGCGGGGATGCGGGTGGGCAGCGGCGTGCGCTCGCCCCCGGCCAGCCGCACCGCCCGCTCGGCGAGCAGCAGGCGGATGTCGTCGCCGCGCGCTCCGAGCAGAGCGGGCTCGGCGCTGCGGACCCGGGCGGCGGCGGCGCGGACCCGGTCGCCGCGGGAGCCGAGCGGATCGTGGGGCCAGCGGAACGTGCGCGGGGCCCGCTCGAGCGGGTTCTCCTCGTTCGCGGGCTCGGTCGGCAGCGGCGGGATCGTGCCGGCCTCCTCGAGGTCGCGGAGGAAGACGCCCGGTCCGCGCGGCTTGGCCTGGCCGGCCCACCACGAGCCGCTGAGCAGGAGGTGGTGACGCGCCCGCGTGACGGCCACGTAGGCGAGACGCCGCTCCTCCGCCTCGTTGCGCTCGCGGAGGGTGTCGCCGAACGCTCCGATCGCGTCGACGACCTCCTTCTGCGTGCTGCAGCCGCGCCAGGCGAGATCGGGGAGCTCGGCGGCGTCGCCGCGGAACGCGTAGGGCATCGCGCCCAGTCTGACCCACCCGCGGAAGCCCTCGACCGGCGTGCCGGGGAGCTCGCCGTCGACCATCCGCGGGACGGCGACGAGGTCCCACTCCAGACCCTTGGAGCCGTGGATCGTCAGCAGCTGCACCGTCCCCGGCTCCGGGTCCTCCGGTCGCGGGGCCAGGCCGTCGCGCTTGTCCGCGAGGACGAGCCAGCGGAGGAATCCGCGGAGGGAGGAGCCGGTGCCGGCGCCGCGGTCGTCCGTCTGCAGGTACCCGGCCACCGCCTCCCGGAAGGCCTCGAGGTTGGCGCGGCCGTCCCCGCGCGACTCGTTCGCCTCGACCTCGATGTCCAGGCCCAGCTCCTGCTCGACCAGGGTGACGAAGTCGAGGAGGTCGAGCCCGGCCCGGGCGCGCAGCCGGGCGAACAGGGTGCCCGCCTCGTGCAGGCGCCGCAGGCCCTCGGCGCTGAACCCGCCGAGCGCGGAGTGGTCGATCCGCCCGTCGTCGCCGGGGCGGCGCGCCGCGATGAAGTCGAGGGCCTCGACGATCGAGCCGCCCTCGCCCTCGGTGACGGACGCGCGCATCCGCTCGCGCACCTCCTCCGGGAGCAGCCGGTGCGCGTGGTCGCGCGCCGCGAGCCATGAGGCGAGGTCGCGCAGC
This window harbors:
- a CDS encoding ATP-dependent helicase, with the protein product MTLLDGLDEGQREAAEALLGPVCVLAGAGTGKTRTITHRIAHGVATGVYTPGRVMALTFTSRAAAELRSRLRVLGAGGVQARTFHAAALSQLGYFWPQLVGGTMPQLLDGKARLLGHAAERLRLKLDTATLRDLSAEIEWRKVSALSLEQYAVAARTRPLPGRLTLEQTVALVDEYEGLKDQRRQIDFEDVLLVTAGMLESEPAMAMQVREQYRFFVVDEYQDVSPLQQRLLELWLGDRSDLCVVGDASQTIYSFAGARADYLLDFPSRWPAATVVRLEENYRSAVPIVQTANRLMRGRPGALSLHAVAAAEAPEPAIDAYPDDIAEARGIAARVAADIEAGVRPSDIAVLFRTNSQSAVIEHALHERGVSAHMRGGKRFFDLPEVKQAVMQLRAASVSISGEPLFKSVSDVLRSLGWSAEPPSAPGAVRDRWESLDTLARLVDEAPAGWTFRQFTDDLIARQQVHHEPDRGAVTLATLHSAKGLEWESVHLMGLAEGLLPISYAAGLEAIDEERRLLYVGITRARRRLRLSWARSTVGRVTRREPSRFLEELGTRTRGAAPAPAR
- a CDS encoding phosphotransferase produces the protein MARSHLTLAALATSAVEGLDVRSARPFTSSTHGDFDSALLTTRESARLVVRVPTSALAEQEQLGDLVALRALTAGIRSRLPFDLQESVGQTPFDGTRAVVYEYLEGDRVLIDDVAAQSGLADSIGRAIGAIHSLPVSFVQEAGLPIATARDSVNETVAVIERAADTGHVPAALVARWESASSDEALWQFDPTVVNGSMTADSFLRSGDVVAAVLGWAALRVGDPARDLHWLLSAPGSETALSAYSRMRAGAVDRTIRQRAQLYAELELARWLLHGTETDDSAIVDDAVAMLDTLVDSVLGDLSAPLSTDTGPVLEVSEVEELLNRTPGARTGSSAHGRGLAPVAEESDSASSRSE
- the nudC gene encoding NAD(+) diphosphatase yields the protein MSLPFADRLPLSRQAADRDGVGRSRPALFDELLADPATRVLVLHHDRTLVEADRLLLRRPEDVTAGTLRIYLGRTLAEAPGEPVGTPVIATVLTDAAAAELEPDEERWSGLRPIAERLSDRDAGLFTEALAIANWHASHGYSPRNGDPTVVEQGGWVRRSPTDGSQVFPRTDPAIIVCVLDADDRLLLGSNAMWGTGRFSLLAGFVEPGESLEAAVIREIGEESGMRVVDPQYLGSQPWPFPASLMVGFIARLAEDQSPEDLLPDGEEIVELRWFTRQQLHDSLESVLLPGRSSIARAMIEDWYGGELENGPIA
- a CDS encoding ATP-dependent DNA helicase, which produces MIDALTIAERLDLRPPTAEQRAVIEAPLEPALVVAGAGSGKTETMANRVLWLLANGHAAPSEVLGLTFTRKAAAELGERIGRRIDQLGAAGLLPLAPGQSAPDPFEAATVSTYNAFANTIFRDNAALIGREGDATVLSEASAWHLARGVVADTADPRILEVEAGIDRLTDLVVSLAHDLADNLADPAAVAAFAEDFLRLGELPRGGSGSGLYRELEKALQAVGALPVLTALAERFQEAKAERGFVEFSDQVALALRIVDRVPRIVDEHRARYRVVLLDEYQDTSVLQTRLLSRLFAGQGVMAVGDPHQSIYGWRGASAEGLGRFGTDFGGAGRFSLSTSWRNGRRVLTAANAIVEPLSAGSAVAVDTLSAGPQASEHPVELTFPETIEEEADDVAAWFAGRLRENAEPPSAAVLFRVRAHMDRFAAALAKHGVRYHILGIGGLLRQPEIADLVAALTVVEDPAAGSELVRLLAGARWRLGVRDLKALRDLASWLAARDHAHRLLPEEVRERMRASVTEGEGGSIVEALDFIAARRPGDDGRIDHSALGGFSAEGLRRLHEAGTLFARLRARAGLDLLDFVTLVEQELGLDIEVEANESRGDGRANLEAFREAVAGYLQTDDRGAGTGSSLRGFLRWLVLADKRDGLAPRPEDPEPGTVQLLTIHGSKGLEWDLVAVPRMVDGELPGTPVEGFRGWVRLGAMPYAFRGDAAELPDLAWRGCSTQKEVVDAIGAFGDTLRERNEAEERRLAYVAVTRARHHLLLSGSWWAGQAKPRGPGVFLRDLEEAGTIPPLPTEPANEENPLERAPRTFRWPHDPLGSRGDRVRAAAARVRSAEPALLGARGDDIRLLLAERAVRLAGGERTPLPTRIPASRFKDIVSTPDEVAAQLRRPMPERPYRQTRLGTTFHSWVENRFGVQGGAEAVDTFPDELDDAGPASVEQERLDALIATFERSEWADRHPEAVEIEIHLQLAGHVVVCKLDAVYPTEDGVQIVDWKTGRAPKDAADLELKQFQLALYRLAYSRWRGVPLESVDAVFYFVADDLVLRPERFYSERELAESLSSATGASPRP